Proteins from a genomic interval of Prevotella sp. E13-27:
- a CDS encoding ExbD/TolR family protein has protein sequence MFERPKRRVPILNTTSTADISFMLLIFFLVTSSMATDKGLPRQLPPIQNEEEVVEQKIKQRNILEIVIDGEDKLTCNNEAIITDDLVERVKTFVANKTNDSSLPEKSKREVNYFGLCEVSDRHVIYIRVDRETSYDAYFQIQDAIVRAYSQLRNELAEEKFGKPLARCNKDQKDAIAMVYPQRISEDEPTSVTTTGKGGEQ, from the coding sequence ATGTTTGAACGTCCGAAACGTAGAGTACCCATATTAAACACCACTTCAACTGCAGACATATCGTTCATGCTGTTGATATTCTTCTTGGTGACTTCATCAATGGCTACCGATAAAGGCCTTCCGCGACAGCTTCCCCCAATCCAAAATGAAGAAGAAGTTGTAGAGCAGAAGATAAAACAGCGGAACATACTGGAGATTGTCATTGACGGAGAGGACAAACTAACATGTAATAACGAAGCCATCATAACCGATGACTTAGTGGAACGCGTAAAGACGTTCGTTGCAAACAAGACTAATGACTCTTCCCTGCCAGAAAAGAGCAAGAGAGAAGTGAACTACTTCGGTCTTTGCGAAGTGAGTGACCGTCATGTCATCTATATAAGAGTTGACAGAGAGACGAGCTACGATGCTTATTTTCAGATTCAAGATGCAATAGTCAGGGCATACTCTCAGCTTAGAAATGAACTGGCAGAAGAGAAGTTTGGCAAACCACTTGCTAGATGCAACAAGGATCAGAAAGATGCCATAGCAATGGTATATCCTCAACGCATAAGCGAAGACGAGCCTACATCTGTTACAACGACTGGGAAAGGAGGGGAGCAATGA
- a CDS encoding Lrp/AsnC family transcriptional regulator has translation MANQKLDTLDKQILRLISEDARIPFLEVARACNVSGAAIHQRIQKLTNMGILRGSQFIIDPERMGFETCAYIGLNLKNPESFDEVVEKLKEIPEVVECHYTTGDYDLFIKLYAINNHHLLTIIHDKLQPLGLARSESIISFHSAIDRQLPIAELTLKDDEE, from the coding sequence ATGGCAAATCAGAAACTTGACACATTAGACAAGCAGATCCTTCGCCTGATATCGGAGGATGCCCGCATTCCATTTCTGGAAGTAGCCAGAGCATGTAATGTAAGTGGTGCTGCTATTCACCAGCGCATTCAGAAGCTGACGAATATGGGAATATTACGTGGTTCACAATTTATTATTGATCCCGAAAGGATGGGATTTGAGACTTGTGCTTACATTGGTCTGAACCTGAAGAACCCCGAATCGTTTGATGAGGTAGTAGAGAAACTGAAAGAGATTCCTGAGGTTGTTGAATGTCACTACACTACAGGTGACTACGATTTGTTCATTAAGCTTTACGCAATAAACAACCACCATCTTCTTACCATCATTCACGACAAGCTTCAACCCCTTGGTCTTGCTCGTAGTGAGAGTATCATATCTTTCCATTCAGCAATAGACAGACAGTTGCCGATAGCTGAGCTGACCTTAAAAGACGACGAAGAATAA
- a CDS encoding DUF1963 domain-containing protein, whose protein sequence is MALQMTLSCASSSVADGTSYFWDAPQLPAGTDLYPYYLNEDNEEQPLQFICQLNLAKLPKSELPSKGMLYFFGLIDYYLGYDVPYEFGTGWWGEGSVRAVYVENTDVPLERQNPYTEDDMIPPHLITFQETLQRSDGMRLLGEPFEDEVRMEIPDGWTLLLQLDSDENEHFSLMFHDMGLLYIIIEEERLKKGDFSNLRAYMTSM, encoded by the coding sequence ATGGCATTACAAATGACTCTTTCGTGTGCATCGTCATCTGTAGCAGATGGAACGAGCTATTTCTGGGATGCGCCACAGCTGCCCGCAGGCACTGACCTTTATCCATATTATCTTAACGAAGATAATGAGGAACAGCCATTGCAGTTTATCTGTCAACTGAACCTTGCTAAGTTGCCGAAAAGCGAGTTGCCATCAAAAGGCATGCTCTATTTCTTTGGGCTGATAGACTACTATCTTGGTTATGACGTACCATATGAGTTTGGAACTGGTTGGTGGGGCGAAGGCAGCGTAAGAGCTGTATATGTGGAGAATACTGATGTGCCACTTGAGCGTCAGAACCCTTACACAGAGGATGATATGATTCCACCACATCTTATCACTTTTCAAGAAACACTGCAGAGAAGTGACGGCATGCGTCTTCTTGGCGAGCCCTTTGAGGATGAGGTCCGTATGGAGATTCCTGATGGATGGACTCTGCTTCTTCAACTTGATTCCGATGAGAATGAACACTTCTCGCTGATGTTCCACGACATGGGACTCCTATATATAATTATTGAGGAGGAACGGCTGAAGAAAGGTGACTTCTCCAACCTGCGTGCCTATATGACATCTATGTAA
- a CDS encoding Tex family protein translates to MDKKKFIVIIAKALSLQSDAVGNTLTLLDEGCTIPFISRYRKERTGGLNEVQIAAISEQYEKLQEIAKRKGTIVKTINEQNKMTSELEKRIADCWDATELEDLYLPFKPKRRTRAQVAREQGLEPLAMLLLMQREPNPKKAAEKYVHGDVKDTEQAIKGAQDIVAEIISEDERNRQSVRLSFRREATITSKVVKSKADSDEAAKFSDYFDWQEPLKRCSSHRLLAMRRGEEEGILRVSITIDDETCISNLCRHIVHGRSACGSLVEEAIADGYKRLLEPSIETEFSTLSKEKADEEAIRVFAENLRQLLLAAPLGQKRVMGVDPGFRTGCKVVCLDEQGNLLHHEAIFPHPPVNRRMQATVHMQQMIKDYHIEAIAIGNGTASRETRAFVEDLINELSAQTENGSKVKIFIVSEDGASVYSASKTARDEFPDEDVTVRGAVSIGRRLMDPLAELVKIDPKSIGVGQYQHDVDQTKLKRQLDLTVESCVNSVGVNLNTASSHLLQYVSGLGPTIAKNIIEYRKENGAFTSRAQLKKVPRLGPNAFEQCAGFLRIPNAKNPLDNSAVHPERYALVEQMAKDLRCSISDLIAKKELREKIDINKYVSAEVGLPTLNDIMNELEKPGRDPREQIEEFEFAKGIENMDDLTVGMELPGIITNITNFGAFVDIGVHQDGLVHISQLADKYVKDPNDVVKLHQHVRVKVLEVDYRRKRISLTMRGMN, encoded by the coding sequence ATGGACAAGAAGAAATTCATCGTCATCATTGCCAAAGCGTTGTCACTTCAGTCCGACGCTGTGGGAAACACGCTGACACTCCTTGATGAGGGGTGTACGATACCGTTCATATCGCGCTACAGAAAAGAGCGCACAGGAGGTCTTAACGAAGTGCAAATAGCTGCTATCAGCGAGCAATACGAAAAATTGCAGGAGATAGCAAAGCGAAAAGGCACTATCGTAAAAACCATCAATGAACAGAACAAGATGACGTCTGAATTGGAGAAGCGTATAGCAGACTGTTGGGATGCGACAGAACTTGAAGACCTGTATCTTCCGTTTAAGCCCAAGAGACGCACACGCGCACAAGTTGCCAGAGAGCAGGGGCTCGAACCACTGGCTATGCTTTTGCTCATGCAGCGTGAGCCAAATCCGAAGAAGGCTGCTGAGAAGTACGTTCATGGTGATGTTAAAGACACAGAGCAAGCCATCAAAGGTGCTCAGGACATTGTAGCAGAGATTATTAGCGAGGATGAGCGTAACCGTCAGTCAGTTCGCTTATCTTTTCGCCGCGAAGCCACCATCACGTCAAAAGTGGTAAAAAGCAAAGCCGACAGCGATGAAGCAGCAAAGTTCAGCGACTATTTTGACTGGCAAGAGCCACTAAAGCGCTGTTCAAGCCATCGTCTGTTAGCTATGCGACGTGGCGAAGAAGAAGGAATATTACGAGTATCCATTACTATTGACGACGAGACATGCATCTCCAACTTATGTAGGCACATAGTCCATGGACGTTCTGCATGTGGCAGTCTAGTAGAGGAAGCCATTGCCGATGGCTATAAGCGCCTGCTGGAGCCATCAATAGAGACAGAGTTCAGCACGCTCAGCAAAGAGAAAGCTGACGAAGAGGCGATACGTGTATTTGCTGAGAACCTCCGTCAGTTGCTTCTTGCAGCGCCACTCGGTCAGAAGCGAGTAATGGGAGTTGACCCAGGTTTCCGCACAGGATGCAAGGTTGTGTGTCTTGACGAGCAAGGCAACCTCCTTCACCACGAGGCTATATTCCCCCACCCTCCTGTAAATCGAAGAATGCAGGCTACAGTCCACATGCAGCAGATGATAAAGGACTATCACATCGAAGCAATAGCAATTGGCAACGGTACAGCGAGTCGCGAGACACGAGCCTTCGTGGAAGATCTCATAAATGAACTATCAGCTCAAACAGAGAACGGGTCGAAAGTTAAGATTTTTATTGTAAGCGAAGACGGAGCTTCTGTTTATTCTGCATCGAAAACAGCACGCGATGAGTTTCCTGACGAAGATGTCACCGTTCGCGGTGCAGTATCAATAGGCAGAAGACTCATGGATCCATTGGCTGAACTTGTAAAGATTGACCCGAAAAGCATTGGAGTTGGACAATATCAGCATGATGTTGACCAGACAAAGCTAAAGCGACAGCTCGACCTGACAGTAGAGAGTTGCGTTAACTCAGTAGGAGTGAACCTGAACACAGCCTCAAGCCATCTGTTACAATATGTCAGCGGACTTGGTCCAACTATTGCAAAGAACATCATTGAATATAGGAAAGAAAACGGTGCCTTCACCAGCCGTGCCCAACTGAAGAAAGTTCCGCGACTGGGGCCAAATGCCTTTGAACAGTGTGCAGGTTTCCTACGCATACCTAATGCTAAGAACCCACTTGACAACAGTGCCGTACATCCAGAGCGCTATGCCCTCGTGGAACAAATGGCTAAGGACTTACGTTGTAGCATAAGCGACCTCATCGCAAAGAAGGAGCTTCGAGAAAAAATTGACATTAATAAGTATGTAAGCGCCGAGGTCGGTCTGCCAACGCTCAACGACATAATGAACGAACTGGAAAAACCAGGTCGCGATCCGCGTGAACAGATTGAAGAGTTTGAGTTTGCAAAAGGGATTGAGAATATGGACGACCTAACGGTAGGCATGGAGCTACCTGGCATTATTACCAATATCACTAATTTTGGTGCGTTTGTTGATATAGGTGTCCATCAAGACGGCCTTGTACACATATCACAGCTTGCAGACAAATATGTGAAAGACCCTAACGATGTGGTGAAGCTACACCAGCATGTCAGGGTCAAGGTTTTAGAAGTCGATTATCGTCGCAAGCGCATCTCACTTACCATGCGAGGAATGAACTAA
- the pfkA gene encoding 6-phosphofructokinase, translated as MSKIKTIGILTSGGDSPGMNAAIRAVTRAGIYNGFNIKGIYRGYDGLINDEVKTFTTEDVSGIITRGGTILKTARSKEFTTEEGRNKAYETCVNEGIDALVVIGGNGSLTGARAFAMEHDFPVIGLPGTIDNDLYGTDATIGYDTTMNTIMECVDRIRDTANSHERIFFIEVMGREAGYLAQNCAIACGAEAAIIPEDMTDVDQLAEFMHRGIRKSKKSCIVIVSESQKCGALYYADRVKNEFPGFDVRVSILGHLQRGGSPSARDRVLASCMGVGAIKAILQGQRNVMIGYRFNEVVYVPFSECIRTDKPFDKRLIKVLDELSI; from the coding sequence ATGTCAAAGATTAAGACAATAGGTATTTTAACTTCCGGAGGAGACTCTCCAGGTATGAATGCTGCTATTCGTGCAGTGACTCGTGCAGGCATTTACAATGGTTTTAATATTAAAGGAATCTATCGCGGTTACGATGGACTTATAAATGATGAAGTTAAAACCTTTACTACAGAAGATGTTAGTGGTATCATAACCCGTGGTGGTACTATTCTTAAGACGGCACGTTCTAAGGAGTTTACTACCGAAGAGGGTAGAAACAAGGCTTATGAGACTTGTGTCAACGAAGGTATAGATGCTCTCGTTGTCATAGGTGGTAATGGCTCTCTTACCGGTGCTCGTGCTTTTGCTATGGAGCACGATTTCCCTGTTATCGGACTGCCTGGTACTATTGATAACGACCTCTATGGTACCGATGCAACAATAGGCTATGACACTACTATGAACACCATCATGGAGTGTGTTGACCGCATTCGCGATACTGCCAACTCACATGAGCGTATATTCTTCATTGAGGTGATGGGACGTGAAGCTGGCTATCTGGCTCAGAACTGTGCTATTGCCTGTGGTGCTGAGGCTGCTATTATTCCTGAAGATATGACCGATGTGGATCAGTTGGCTGAGTTTATGCACCGTGGTATTCGTAAGTCAAAGAAATCGTGCATCGTTATAGTGTCGGAAAGTCAGAAGTGCGGCGCTCTTTATTATGCCGACCGTGTGAAGAATGAGTTCCCAGGGTTCGACGTCCGTGTGTCTATACTTGGTCATCTGCAGCGTGGTGGAAGTCCGTCTGCTCGTGATCGTGTACTTGCAAGTTGTATGGGTGTCGGAGCTATTAAGGCAATATTGCAGGGACAGCGCAATGTCATGATAGGCTATCGCTTCAATGAAGTTGTATATGTTCCTTTCTCAGAGTGCATACGTACTGACAAACCTTTCGACAAACGACTGATAAAAGTACTTGATGAATTAAGTATATAA
- a CDS encoding ExbD/TolR family protein: protein MRLFFRHREHEVPGLNTSSLPDLIFTVLFFFMIVTHMRDVDLKVRYQVPQGTELKKQGHKGSIIYIYVGKKISAKEDSEFFIQLNNEIATIADIKEFIEQEREKMNAEDRQRMTVSIKADRDVPMGIIADIKKELQLSSSLKINYSATEK from the coding sequence ATGAGACTTTTTTTTAGACACAGAGAACACGAGGTGCCAGGCTTGAACACCTCGTCCCTACCCGATCTGATCTTCACCGTTCTGTTTTTCTTTATGATTGTCACCCATATGAGGGACGTAGACTTAAAAGTCAGATATCAGGTTCCCCAAGGTACCGAACTTAAAAAGCAAGGTCATAAAGGTTCTATTATATACATATATGTAGGCAAGAAGATTAGTGCCAAAGAAGATAGTGAGTTCTTCATACAGCTAAACAATGAGATTGCTACCATTGCAGATATAAAGGAGTTTATAGAGCAGGAGCGAGAGAAGATGAATGCCGAAGACCGCCAACGTATGACTGTAAGCATTAAGGCTGACAGGGACGTGCCAATGGGTATCATAGCAGACATCAAGAAAGAGCTTCAGCTTTCATCTTCGCTAAAAATCAACTATTCTGCTACTGAAAAATAA
- a CDS encoding sugar phosphate nucleotidyltransferase: protein MIKLFVPGRLCLFGEHTDWAGHYRTMNADIAPGAAIVTGIEQGIYAEVEKSTLFEVQSIAPTMHGQWHDFACRMDEQELKRIARSGDFFCYCAGVASYMLEWYKVGGVRIKITDMTLPMKSGLSSSAAICVLVARAFNLIYNLNLNTMGEMNIAYVGELRTSSRCGRLDQACAFGVKPNLMTFDGDEVEVQQLTVKKQLYWVFADLCGEKDTIKILADLNKAYPFASNEQERLEHDALGKQNLEFIERAVKYMAEGNREALGKLMTETEEVFDRQVAPMCPSELTSPKLKSVLADEHIKTLTYGGKGVGSHGDGSVQFLARDAESQQKLIDYLISKGMPAYPLTIKPVHTVRRAIIPVAGFGTRLYPATRGLKKDFFPIPCPDGMVRPVILILLEELIHSGIEEICLVLGSEEERQMYSDFFERPLSQEHMRKLNTESQEYENRILNIGKHLHYVYQTEKRGFGHAVYQAAQFAHEEPVLLMLGDTLYRSNTNKPCALQLIEAYEKYNTLMAGLYPVPVSTVSHFGIMSGVWEDKHCNVLHVSALNEKPKASYAEEFLGVRNSEGEKEYCSVLGQYILTPEVFHQLEADIRLADEQGDTQREIELTSALDAVRKREGMYGIRLKGERFDMGNPAALVDTVSKFSKAEG from the coding sequence ATGATTAAGCTTTTTGTTCCAGGACGTCTGTGCCTTTTCGGTGAGCATACCGACTGGGCAGGTCACTATCGTACAATGAATGCTGACATCGCCCCAGGTGCAGCCATTGTTACAGGTATAGAGCAGGGTATCTATGCCGAAGTTGAGAAATCGACACTTTTTGAGGTTCAGAGTATTGCTCCTACAATGCATGGACAGTGGCATGATTTCGCATGTCGTATGGATGAGCAGGAACTTAAACGTATAGCACGTTCTGGCGATTTCTTCTGTTATTGTGCAGGAGTGGCATCTTATATGCTCGAATGGTATAAGGTCGGTGGCGTACGCATAAAGATTACTGACATGACACTTCCCATGAAGAGCGGACTGAGCTCATCTGCTGCCATCTGTGTCCTCGTTGCGCGTGCATTTAACCTTATATATAATCTCAACCTTAATACAATGGGCGAGATGAACATCGCCTATGTGGGAGAGCTGCGAACGTCGAGCCGTTGTGGACGTCTTGACCAAGCCTGCGCCTTTGGTGTTAAGCCAAACCTTATGACCTTCGATGGCGATGAGGTTGAGGTGCAACAGTTGACTGTGAAGAAACAGTTGTATTGGGTTTTTGCAGACCTCTGTGGAGAAAAAGATACTATCAAGATTCTTGCTGACTTGAACAAAGCCTATCCTTTCGCTTCCAATGAGCAGGAGCGTTTGGAACATGATGCCTTGGGAAAGCAAAATCTTGAGTTTATTGAGAGAGCTGTGAAATACATGGCTGAAGGTAACCGTGAGGCGTTGGGAAAACTTATGACTGAGACAGAAGAGGTGTTCGACAGGCAAGTGGCACCTATGTGTCCTTCAGAGTTGACATCGCCGAAGCTTAAGTCTGTGCTTGCCGATGAACATATAAAAACTCTTACTTATGGAGGAAAGGGCGTGGGATCACATGGTGATGGTTCGGTACAGTTCCTTGCACGCGACGCGGAATCACAGCAGAAGTTGATTGACTATCTTATATCAAAGGGAATGCCGGCTTATCCGCTTACTATTAAGCCTGTTCATACTGTCCGTCGTGCTATCATACCTGTTGCTGGATTTGGTACGCGCCTTTACCCGGCAACGCGTGGACTGAAGAAAGATTTCTTCCCCATTCCATGTCCCGATGGCATGGTACGTCCTGTCATACTTATTCTTCTTGAAGAGCTAATTCATAGTGGCATCGAAGAGATTTGTCTTGTTCTTGGCAGCGAGGAAGAGCGTCAGATGTATTCAGACTTCTTTGAGCGTCCGCTATCACAGGAGCACATGCGGAAACTGAATACTGAGAGTCAGGAGTACGAGAACCGCATACTCAATATAGGAAAGCACTTGCATTATGTTTATCAGACAGAGAAACGCGGTTTTGGACATGCTGTTTATCAGGCAGCCCAGTTCGCACACGAAGAGCCGGTTCTTCTTATGCTTGGCGACACTCTTTATCGTTCCAATACGAATAAGCCTTGTGCATTGCAGCTGATAGAAGCCTACGAGAAATATAACACTCTCATGGCAGGACTTTATCCCGTACCTGTTAGTACGGTGAGCCATTTCGGAATAATGAGTGGTGTATGGGAAGACAAGCATTGCAACGTGCTTCATGTATCTGCTTTGAATGAGAAGCCAAAGGCAAGCTACGCTGAAGAATTCCTTGGCGTTCGTAACTCTGAAGGTGAAAAGGAGTATTGCTCTGTATTAGGACAGTACATTCTGACACCAGAAGTGTTCCATCAGCTTGAGGCTGACATCCGTTTAGCCGATGAGCAGGGTGACACCCAGCGTGAGATAGAACTTACTTCAGCTCTCGATGCAGTGCGTAAGCGCGAAGGCATGTATGGCATTCGTCTTAAAGGCGAGCGCTTTGATATGGGTAATCCTGCAGCTCTTGTTGACACAGTGTCAAAATTCAGTAAGGCGGAAGGGTGA
- a CDS encoding DUF3943 domain-containing protein: MKRLLSLAVIVMMTTFGVLAHEIDENEKSTVTKSSNKSSKSYGASVGLGLITISDTVKGIQISPVSILGSNVTGVQMSVFSNVAYDGMTGVQLSGLNNIVIGEANGLQLSGFTNQNIGTLKGVQMAFRNGTDTLRGVQFGMFNILREYEKGVQIGIVNYSHDTISKRYGLVNVNPKTKIALMGFAGTNSKINFALRFRNRSTYNIFGAGTHYMGLNDKFSGTIFYRIGQYFNLTPRLSVSGDLGFFHIETFQEHSTEAPERLYSLEARLNLDYQLSKHWGIFGSVGYGDTRYYNHNKSFRHRMIGEVGLTYQYAGYNSQKSRELHLHSEEDMMEGNDNRFALPEKRNMVRTISMITALNAFVNRWDTWVLNEEFSRINFHSIGHNFEHAFVWDNDNFNTNLFAHPYHGNLYFNSARTNGYNFWQSYPCALGGSLMWEFFGEITPPAINDMIATSVGGSCIGEITFRISDLFYDDREVGFSRFLRELGGAAVSPMKGLKRILTGQAWKRKSRNYLYHDYKRIPVKYSISVGSRYLADDHALFRGEHNPYMELVMVYGDAYNNDENKPYDYFRSSVTMGFSSNQPLINRLNLLGRLWGTPISDTDKFEADLGIFQHFNFYNSEAVKDGTDLIPYRISEAASVGPGLIYRFPHLEQRMELEQRIFVSGILLGGSLSDYLYIQERDYNMGSGFSAKIQTRMDIKKVGYMDIDANYFHIFTWKGYDRSQWVGKTGFDLDYTNAQGDPGNTRMMAFNANFGVYLSRHMSLDIRTSYFWRHAHYKAAEFKNVDAKTFELRAGLTYKL, from the coding sequence ATGAAAAGACTCCTTTCTTTGGCAGTTATCGTAATGATGACTACTTTTGGTGTTCTGGCACATGAGATAGATGAGAATGAGAAGTCAACTGTAACGAAAAGTAGTAATAAGTCCTCAAAAAGCTATGGCGCAAGCGTAGGGTTGGGGCTTATTACTATTTCCGATACGGTGAAAGGCATACAGATTTCGCCTGTGTCTATCCTTGGCTCAAATGTGACAGGTGTACAGATGTCTGTGTTTAGCAATGTGGCATACGATGGTATGACTGGAGTGCAGTTGTCGGGACTCAATAATATCGTTATTGGTGAAGCAAACGGACTTCAGCTTAGCGGTTTTACGAACCAGAATATCGGAACCCTGAAGGGTGTGCAGATGGCATTCCGTAATGGAACAGATACTCTGCGAGGCGTACAGTTTGGCATGTTTAATATTCTTCGTGAATACGAGAAAGGAGTGCAGATAGGTATTGTAAACTATTCCCACGATACAATCTCTAAGCGCTATGGACTCGTCAATGTCAATCCTAAGACTAAGATAGCCTTAATGGGTTTTGCAGGTACCAATTCTAAAATAAACTTTGCATTGCGCTTTCGCAATAGGAGTACTTATAACATCTTCGGTGCCGGTACCCATTATATGGGACTTAACGATAAATTCTCTGGTACCATATTCTATCGTATAGGACAGTACTTTAATCTTACTCCGCGGTTGTCGGTGAGTGGCGACTTGGGCTTTTTTCATATAGAGACATTCCAAGAACACTCTACTGAAGCTCCTGAGCGTCTATACTCTCTGGAAGCACGCTTGAACTTGGATTACCAGCTTAGCAAACACTGGGGCATATTTGGTTCTGTGGGCTATGGAGATACTCGTTACTATAATCATAACAAGAGTTTCAGACACCGTATGATTGGTGAGGTTGGTCTCACTTATCAATATGCTGGTTATAATAGTCAGAAATCACGTGAACTACATCTTCACTCTGAAGAAGATATGATGGAAGGCAATGATAATCGTTTTGCACTTCCTGAGAAACGCAATATGGTTCGCACCATTTCCATGATTACTGCATTGAACGCCTTTGTGAACCGATGGGACACATGGGTACTCAACGAGGAATTCTCTAGAATAAACTTTCATAGCATAGGTCACAACTTCGAACATGCTTTCGTGTGGGATAACGATAATTTCAACACGAACCTGTTCGCTCACCCATACCATGGAAATCTTTATTTTAACTCTGCTCGAACTAATGGCTATAACTTCTGGCAGTCATATCCTTGTGCACTTGGTGGCTCGTTGATGTGGGAGTTCTTTGGCGAGATTACACCGCCAGCCATCAATGACATGATTGCTACCTCTGTTGGTGGCTCGTGCATTGGTGAAATCACTTTCCGCATAAGTGATCTGTTCTACGATGATCGTGAAGTCGGCTTCAGCCGATTCTTGCGCGAGCTTGGAGGCGCTGCCGTTTCGCCAATGAAAGGCTTGAAACGAATACTGACAGGTCAGGCATGGAAGCGTAAGAGTCGCAACTACCTCTATCACGATTATAAACGTATTCCTGTGAAGTATAGCATCTCAGTAGGTTCGCGTTATTTGGCCGATGATCATGCACTGTTCCGTGGTGAACACAATCCTTACATGGAACTTGTAATGGTATATGGCGATGCATACAACAATGATGAGAATAAGCCATACGACTATTTCCGTTCCAGTGTCACTATGGGATTCTCAAGCAACCAGCCTCTCATAAACCGACTGAACTTGTTAGGACGTCTCTGGGGTACTCCTATTAGCGATACTGATAAGTTTGAGGCAGACCTTGGTATTTTCCAGCATTTTAACTTCTATAACTCTGAAGCAGTGAAAGATGGTACCGACCTCATTCCTTATCGTATCAGCGAAGCTGCCTCAGTAGGTCCTGGCCTCATCTATCGCTTCCCGCATCTTGAGCAGCGCATGGAACTTGAGCAGCGCATCTTCGTCAGCGGAATCTTACTTGGTGGTTCTCTCAGCGACTACCTTTACATTCAGGAGCGTGACTACAATATGGGAAGCGGCTTCTCAGCCAAGATCCAGACGCGAATGGATATCAAGAAGGTGGGCTATATGGATATTGATGCCAACTATTTCCACATCTTCACATGGAAAGGCTATGATCGTTCTCAATGGGTTGGCAAAACTGGATTTGATCTGGACTATACAAATGCACAGGGTGATCCAGGTAACACTCGTATGATGGCTTTCAATGCCAATTTCGGCGTGTATCTTAGTCGTCATATGTCACTAGATATCCGTACCAGCTATTTCTGGCGTCATGCTCATTATAAAGCTGCTGAATTTAAAAACGTTGATGCGAAAACCTTCGAACTACGTGCTGGTCTGACATATAAACTGTAA
- a CDS encoding MotA/TolQ/ExbB proton channel family protein: protein MKTKIFVLTSILLALFILPTLAQVDSLINSTMEEVAQSDGFHSQLKTKFVEGSVGFMSLVAITLILGLAFCIERIIYLTLSEINAKKLLVDIEKKVEANDIEGAKTLCRDTRGPVASICYQGLMHIEEAMDVVERSIVSYGSVQSAKLEKGCSWITLFIAIAPSLGFLGTVIGMVMSFDQIQEAGDISPTIVASGMKVALITTIFGIVVAIILQIFYNYILSKIEHLTSQMEESAISLLDIIMKHKLRQS from the coding sequence ATGAAGACGAAGATATTTGTCTTAACCAGCATTCTGCTTGCGCTGTTTATTCTACCTACATTGGCACAAGTTGATTCACTGATCAACTCTACAATGGAAGAAGTGGCTCAGAGCGATGGTTTCCACTCACAACTGAAGACGAAGTTTGTAGAAGGATCAGTAGGCTTTATGTCACTTGTCGCAATAACGCTTATTCTCGGTCTCGCTTTCTGTATTGAAAGAATCATATATCTCACTCTCTCAGAGATAAACGCGAAGAAACTGCTTGTTGACATAGAGAAGAAAGTGGAGGCGAACGATATTGAGGGAGCAAAGACTCTGTGCCGTGACACTCGAGGCCCTGTTGCATCCATCTGTTATCAGGGTTTGATGCATATAGAAGAAGCCATGGATGTAGTGGAGCGTTCTATCGTCAGTTATGGATCCGTACAGTCAGCTAAGCTGGAAAAAGGCTGCTCATGGATAACGCTATTCATTGCTATAGCTCCATCACTTGGATTTCTTGGAACGGTTATAGGTATGGTGATGTCGTTCGACCAGATTCAAGAAGCAGGCGATATCAGCCCAACGATTGTAGCATCTGGTATGAAAGTAGCCCTCATCACTACTATCTTCGGTATCGTTGTAGCAATCATTCTACAAATATTCTACAACTACATATTGTCAAAGATAGAGCATCTGACATCTCAGATGGAAGAGTCTGCAATATCTCTTCTTGACATAATAATGAAACACAAGCTGCGCCAGTCATGA